ATGAAGAGTGGTGATGTCCAACATAATGTGCCCCGACATTATAGAGAACACCATAGTGGAGACCCCCAAGGGTTCCCAATTCCTTATCATTGACAAATATATCCCcccttggaggggaggagccatGACACGCGGGGTCTCATGTCTGGAGACTTATTGGATTCACCAATTACAGACTTATTCACCTTTTGGATTAAATATGGAATGGGACATTAATGCTTTTATCAGCTAGGCATGATGTTCTGCTATTCTGGATATTATTGGGTGCAATCGGTACATATGGAATCATTTGTGTATCCATGTGCTCTATGTATATTTCATATCAGTTTCTGTTCTATTTGTAGTGCTTTAATGACCTTTCACttgttagtgctgcacttttttacctttttgtcaatatttgtgcaaatgtttatcaaattgctATTTTTCCTTTCGGTctggaaattaaagggaaccctgcgccaattttttttaaaaaatggcgtaggggtccccccaaaattcacaccagacccttatccgagcgcacaacctggcaggacgcaggaaaagggggatgagagagtgccccccctcctgaactgtaccaggccacatgccctcaacatggggagggttctttggggtagccaggcacaatatttaaaggaatatttcatttttattgtttcactttaagcattaaaaaaaaatcactgctcccaaaaaaagtcagtttaaaaaaaaaaaaaattgcattgatccatgtcccctggggcaggacccgggtccccagacactttttatgacaataacttgtatataagcctttaaaatgaacacttttggtttttcatgttcttgtcccatagactttaatggtgttctggcggctttcgaattttccccgaACATCACATATTATTCTCtgttcacagaacatccgaacaaccaaacctCGGCCCGAACCGTTCACCATCCCTACTGGAGAGCAATCCACACATGGATCGGACTTCAGAGGAAAGGGAGAATTAGACGCATGTCTATCCTTACTAtggtttattttttacaatttaaatttatttatacagttagaattatttttttattatttttctcatttttggaggggggctttgtagagacatcagaggtctaaacaaacaTCTAATGTCTCTTTCTGGACTATctgcagtccctttctctgcactgtagatgaatgaataggagtctGTATAGAGGCTCCAATTAATTCACAAACTgatgcatagtaaacacagtttagtaTGCTTCAGTGAAGAATGAATACAGAAGTGATCAGTAACGATCGCTGACTGTATTCATTCAGGAATGGAAGGGGGCTTATAAACGCAggattatcaccccccccccccgctctgcaTCCTGACAGTGATCTCCTGCCCCAGTAGAGGTTgcagctggtgggagggggagCAAGGAAATCCAGCCGACAGCTGCACAGAGGGGGCATCCGGCCATcagtgaggtgggggggcactgagGGGGGGTCAGAGCAGCGGGGGGGATTTATTTGGACAAGTAGATCCCCCTGTGACTGCCCTGCAGCACCCAAATCCAACAGGAGGATgggggagggaagctggcagctgcAGGGTGGCCACATAGGGATCGGTGTTTACAAGGGGAGATCAGTGTTGGGGGGGTCAGTGCTAGGGCTGACCAGTGCTGGGGGGAAGTGCCGggggtcagtgctggggggatcagtgctgggggggatcagtgctgggggggatcagtgccgggggatcagtgctgggggtgatcagtgctggggggatcagtgccgGGGGGATCAGTGCCGGGGGAATCAGTGCCGGGGGGGATCAGTGCCGGGGGGATCAGTGCCGGGGGGATCAGTGCCGGGGTGATCAGTGTCGGGGTGATCAGTGCCGGGGTGATCAGTGCCGGGGGGATCAGTGCCGGGGGGATCAGTGCCAGGGTGATCAGTGCCGgggtgatcagtgctgggggggatcagtgccggcgggatcagtgctggggggatcagtgctggggggatcagtgccaGGGTGATCAGTGCCGGGGAGATCAGTGccgggggatcagtgctggggggatcagtgccggggggatcagtgctggggggaagtGGCAGGGAAAGGGGACATTAGAGTGGAGGTGGAGGGAACTTCAGATGTCAGTAAAGGTGGGTGAGGGGCGGAAGACACGGGGCAGAGATATCAGTttcttcatttcaatggggaggagcgttttttgtttgttttataactgaccaaatatacaccaaaaatgcagcaaacaggaTTTCTAACACCACAAGGGAAGTGCATTTAAATTCATGAAATCatacatgtatgaatgtgagtatacataaaaaatataagtgaaaaaataccaaaatgaaaaaaaaagaaaaaagtgaaaaaagaaaaactaaagcaaggtcCTATCAAGAAACAAGTCCATAGATTCTTATAAACAGAGTCCATCTAGATGAGATTAATTGCAGAAAGGAGATGGTGACAAAGTTTAAATTCGGTACGattctaatttggaaattcggatacatcggaATAATGAAAATATGTCTGAATTTTATTTCGGAATGATCCGATCCGCACATGTCTAATTCCAGGGACAGGAGAGCTCCCAGCACTACACTCAGGATTATACTTCTACTGAAGACTTCCTGTCTGGAATCTAGTTACCCTTCACATCCAAGAGGGAGGTTCTCACCCAGATTTACTGTCCTCCATTACAGTTTATTACACATTTTGGAGTATCCTAAaacttcccctcccccatcccagtTTTTTAAGCAAATAAACTACAAAAGGACATCCAAGGCCTGATCTATGACTTGATGGTGGAAATGCGTTGTGCCTGGCTGCTCTGGGCCTATCAGGGAATAGAACCTGGGACCAAGCAGCAGGACCAGTCTCGGGTCTGTGCTATACTAATAATAGTCCAATCTGTCTGATTGTTATATCTATATCCAATCATTGATCAATATTCCCATATACAGAGCCGAGGATTTCCACTTCCTGAGACTGTATACCCCTCCCCCGTCACCTGTCCACATTACCacacccacaccacaatccccaccccctccacatcataaccaataggaacaagactagcactggctgtattcatagtgataatcatcacagccaatcacagtgagggggaggagcaatcacagatccatggattggtcatgtaaaggaacctgtgaggacagaaatgtaggaattctcattgtggatattaaagtgtgtgtctagacaaatcctattcttctagatttggatggagtgggggaggattagaacccctgtcaggtttttactgctatccggggctccattagagagatttcccctcacttcctttccCAGTGACAACATTTTATCATACAGGAAATGAGGAAAAAtctacaacagggacacagacagaaataaagatctgacaggggttctaatccttcccctactctactaaagaaaaggatttttatttctgtctgtgttgctgttggagagttcccctcacttcctgtctggggaaatgttgtcacaggaacaggaagtgaggggaaaactctctaatggagccccagatagcagaaaaaaatctgacagaggttctaatcctcccccactccatccaaagctgaAAATAGCCCTTTCTTCTATAGATAGACAGTGATGGTGGAGACCCCGGGGCCGTCATCCTGATCCTGGCTACACTATGtagtgtgtcactgacccagaacaagcatgcagccagtgaaggctgaacaatctgacctcctgcatgcttgttcctggtcagtgacacactaggtagtgaagtgaggtttaggatgaagatgacggccccggaacctgcagctttataaataaatcactcatgtttcctgtcctctgcttccTCCTATTGGATGAGTATTCCACCAATCACCAATCAGATAATTCACCTTGTGATGTCTCCGGGCAGATCTCTCACTTCTgattccccccacatatctttatacaacctccccatcccccccatacatataccccagcatggaggggctcagtgaaggtggtggtgaaggtgtggagatgtcggatcgggtcacacagatcataaaaggagatccgcccggcctcataatccagatctatcctgactctctCACTGGAGACATTGCCGGGTAATAGGATCCTGTTACTGTCATGTATCACTGAGTACTGATTATCCCACCTCCCCCTCTCCAAACTCCAGGACTTCTTATTCCATCCAATCACTGACTGacctcctctcctgtctatactggggtaacacatcccgactatccAGTACTTTgcccccccgacatccacttcccagtaatgtctccctgaggagaacctctgactgctcatcacctgagaaTCCTCaaacctctctggtgtttctgggcgaTTCTGAGGTGATGATGAGGAGGATACAgctttcctgtcatctgatatatgtagatcATTAGcagctgtcctcacatccagtaatatgtctgtaacccCCGACACCCCCGATGTTTGCTGTACAGCCCCAATATTTGGTCCTCCAGCCTGGAGGTGTGAGTGTTGCATGGTGAGGGAAGGTTGGGGAGGTCTCCTGGATggttgtatggtgggggagggttggggaGGTCTCCTGGATGGTTCAGCATTGATGTGACCTTTGCCCTTTGTAGTAGAATGTGGATAGACATGTGTGCCTGGACATTTCTCTACATTTAACTGagacatgatatcagataaacctgtgtgtaatgtgtgtgagatcccccccacatccagatcccctccatcatggaggagtttatcatgtctctctctgtcctcatcatctccatcctcagtatcacacaagtcacctgtgtctgattcctgtaggacagtcagtggatccgtcatgttacacagctcctcaatgtcccccatcttcctggacagctccttcttctttatttccagatcctggaccagatcattgattatcccggagatccgctctgcctgcccggagatttccctcaggactctcttctccaggtcttccagacgtctcctgaggtctctgaacaggacagtgactctctctgtttcatcatctgcttctccttgtactttcctcctgtgttcctgcagactctggactcttttctccatctcctctctctctgtcatcagtttctgcagaacattcctcagtttcttcttcttcatctcagagGCTTCACCCagagtctccacctggtgtccccgatgttctccagccaaactgcaggacacacagatacaggtggagtcctcagtgcagtaatactccaggatcttcttatggatggagcatttcctgttctccagggaagtggtggggtcacataagacgtgttctggtgacttgctgtggactctcaggtgattgtcacacagagaagcttcacacagcagacaggatttcacagcaggtacaggagtgtgaatacagtaagtacagaagaccccggactcctcctcatctggctgagcagacagtaaattctccactatgttacgtagtgttatgttcctctgaAGGACGGGGCGTTTTCTGAATGTTTgtctacattcaggacaggaataacctccagacctctcctgtgtatccaacacacaaccaatacagtcccggcagaagttatgtccacatttcagggttacaggatctgtataaatgttcagacagatggaacattccagctccttcctcagatcagcagacgccatcaCTGAGAGCAGAAGAAATGAAACTGAAAGTATCTGACACTCATTAACCAGTTCTGTACACTCCTACACAGGGAGGGGCTGAGACTGAGACAAGTAGTCATAGGAACTTTTATATAGAAGAACACagataatacagtatctcacaaaagtgagtacacccctcacatttatgtaaatattttattctatcttttcatgtgacaacactgaagaaatgacgctttgctacaatgtaaagtagtgagtgtacagcttgtataatgccccgtacacacggtcggacattgatcagacattccgacagcaaaatcttaggattttttcagatggatgtttgctcaaacttgttttgcgtacacacggtcgcacaaagttgtcggaatttccgatcgccaagaacacagtgatgtaaaccacgtacgacaagactagaaaaggccagttcagaaccaagcgtggcaccctttgggctccttttgctaatctcgtgttagtaaaagtttggtgagagacaattcgcgctttttcagactcgtggctttcagatcgttttctgctgttcagtttgtgcttgtgggtttgtatctgctcttcagtgcgtgcaagcaagctcagcgtgactttgtcattgtgttcttgttcgttcgttactgtttttcaggtcgctcttcacaggccttgctgttcttcagtgcgttctgttacttcgttctgagcagccgaccgttttctagccatgttgcatatatgtgttccttgtagagtttgtgctgtgcgggggcttggtgttggggtcctgaccttgacacaagtccagtccatgaacagggtggggaggagttcatggaccaagaaggggttgaggggccaaataacatctgctacccacatttgtgacctcacacatagtcctcctcctcctccaggttctactcctcctcctcctcctcctcctccaggtcctactcctcctcctgccacatctccaacaccagagccacagccaggaagatagcgtggaaagaagaccagaaagtgatgaccctgggtccagtctggtctggcaaaatatgcagcctcttgtagtaccacagcctggggacatacatgtcatctgctgctttccagatctctgggacttctggaccagactgcactcccttagataaggactcctcaggccaccaattttgatgttaaataattgatgtctgccctgggggtcctagGCTTCACcactttctgctgtttctccagcgttgcctccttctttgtttggttctgagcccttaataaaggatttttgtttcaattatacttgcctatgtgtgttttccttaaaaaaggacagtttgtttgtgaggaggcaggtacatttcaaaaatacaatgtgaaattaacaagggataccaacaccaagcaaccttcttgagattaaataatataagatatcaatggtgttgtggtaacttaacacacaaaacacacacaaaaatattagggagtaaaacaaaaaaataaaacaaagatcagccttgaaaaaaatacaaaccccaaaaaaaaacaaaaaacagccttcaaaaaaaaaaaaaaagaaaacaaccaaaaaaaaattttgtcagatatgacaaatcaaaatatattgagggaatcccgataaataattaagaaagaagtttgtgagaagtgtgtgtgactatgagcagcaaaattacttcattcttctcacattataaagaagaagagagtgtgctgtattaaaccattttttacattgcagtgtgacgaaagtgctctatccattgtgaacgctaattttacaagaccgagctgttccgtctcgtaattttctctgagcatgcgtggcactttgtgcgtcagaactggtgcgatcggattttgttgtcagaaaattttatagcctgctctcaaactttgtgtgtcggaaaatcatatggaaaatgtccgatggagcctacacacggttggaatgtccgacaacacgctccgatcggacattttccatcagaaaatccgaccgtgtgtacggggcataacagtgtaaatttgctgtcccctcaatagggatgagcttcatgttcgagtcgaacccatgttcgacttgaacatcgtatGGTTGCCCGTTCgtcaaattacgaacgatatgggccgttcgtgccaaatttgagtggcgcatcacggcccataattcactgcggcttcgcattgcattgctggctgatgattggccaagcatgcactatgacccgcatgcttggccaatcacagcgccgtctgtacagagagccataattagccaaagccagggtggctttggccaattatgactcagggggtttagtacatgccccacactatatgtgcaggcggccctgtgtagtgtgttccggcgttgagagagaggtagagagagagagacagtgtcatttgatttaggttagatagagtaggcaggcgagtcagttagctgcacttacagtgtattgcgtatatatatacatcctaggtgttgtatatatatatatatatatatatatatatatatatatatatatatatatatatatatatatatacactgtattcagttaagctagatccgtccctgttattctcttcttactgataggcaggcaggtgttttttacagtatttacagctacctgaagacaattgctggtgttcttctgatcctattagtcctattagctacagtatttacagttagtgtagtgcatcctctgcacagtgtgcacctaaagctacctgaagaaaattagtggtgttcttctgatcctattagtacagtaccgcaggcagctgcagtatttacaagttagtgtagtgcaccctctgcacagtgtgcacctaaagatacctgaagaaaattggtggtgttcttctgatcctattagtaccgcaagcagctgtagtatttacaagttagtgtagtgcgtcctctgcacagtgtgcacctaaagctacctgaagaaaatgggtggtgttcttctgatcctattagaacagtactgcaggcagttgcagtatttacaagttagtgtagtgtgtcctctgcacagtgtgcacctaaagctaccttaagaaaattagtggtgttcttctgatcctattagtacagtaccgcaggcagctgtagtatttacaaattagtgtagtgcgtcctctgcacagtgtgcacctaaagctaccttaagaaaattagtggtgttcttctgatcctattagtacagtaccgcaggcagctgtagtatttacaaattagtgtagtgcatcctctgcacagtgtgcacctaaagctacctgaagaaaattagtggtgttcttatgatcctattagtactgcaggcagctgtagtatttacaaattagtgtagtgcgtcctctgcacagtgtgcacctaaagctacctgaagaaaattggtggtgttcttctgatcctattagtaccgcaggcagctgtagtatttacaagttagtgtagtgcatcctctgcacagtgtgcacctaaagctacctgaagaaaattggtggtgttcttctgatcctattagtacagtaccgcaggcagctgcagtatttacaagttagtgtagtgcgtcctctgggcagtgttcacctaaagctacctggagaaaattggtggtgttcttctgatcctattagtcctattagctacagtatttacagtcagtgtagtgcgtcctctgcacagtgtgcaactaaagctacctgaagaaaatttgtggtgttcttctgatcctattaataccacagacaggcagctacagtatttacagttagtgtagtgtgtcctctgcacagtgtgcacctaaagctacctgaagaaaattgctgttgttctgctcctattaataccacagacagacagctacagtatttacagttagtgcactgcgtcctctgcacagtgtgcacctaaagctacctgaagacaattgctggtgttctcatactaataatactacaggacggcagttgattctgctagctgcagtatcagtatatatatacatcccagctttgtgcagctacatctccctgcaggccattagtatatctagaaggccaacaaggagaggcagacagtcacaagccaataaaagagggcaagcaggctctgtgtctagaggcaacagtgctggtcatagagacggtgcatcctcatcagcgcgtggccgtgggacacgcttgtcctttatttaggcagctggctgtgttgagccgcaacatgtggaagacttggtagagtggatgaccaagccgtcctcatcctcctcatcctccctcacccaggctcagggtattttgtctggcctcttccctcagctcaatggcatcagtcactccttccctagccccaccatgtcctcctgaggagtcccctgagctgtttgatcacagtgttgggtacatgctccaggaggatgcccagggttttgaaggctccgatgacggtacccagctagaggaaggcagtaacgtgagcccagagagagggggtgcccaagaaggacagcaatctggcagtcatgttccccagctgcagcatactgccagctttgctccagtgatgaggagggaggggatgatgaggtcactgactccatgtgggtgcctgataggagagaggaggaggcacatcaccaatgaggcaggatgcctttcaggggccagcttaagggcagcacaccgactgcatcacaccgcagagctccgcatgtgcagggcgctgctgtctctgcgcattattccaaaagttttttggtgtgggccttttttgagatgagtgcatcagatcccactgctgctatttgcaacatatgtctcaaacgtatcttgcgtggccaaaacatcacccgcttgggcaccacatgcttgaccagacatatgtcgacctgccatgcagtttgttggcaagcatacctaaaagacccacaccaaagaacaaagaggacctctccttgctcctcatcagctgggatctccaaccccactataccttcagtcctctctgagacctgcactgagaggaatcaaggtgtagaattaggtgtgtcacagccaagtacttgggggcaatctgctatcggtacactgacgttagattgtaccaggcaaatttccctgtcccggctgctgcaccgccgaaagaagttcgctcccagccatccacatgcccagcggttgaatgttagcttggctaaattgctagcacttcaactgctgccttttcagttggtagactctgcccccttccgtgagtttgtggaatgtgtggttcctcagtggcaggttccaaacgccactttttctcacggaaggcaattccggctctctaccggcatgtggaaggcaatgtcttggcatcgctggacagggtggtcagcggtaaggtgcatattaccgctgactcatggtccagcagacatggacagggacgttacctatctttcaccttgcactgggtgactcttctggcagctgggaaggatgcaggacagggtgcagtagtgttggaggttgttccgccaccatgcctccaaaatactactagtggtgattctgccacacctctctcctccaccccctcctcttcttcttcctccatggcctcttcctgtgctgatttgtctttggaaccactggtgctccataggcattcaagcgGCTAagcaagcacacaggccaaaagatgccatgcagtgcttgagctggtgtgcttgggggacaggagccacactggggcagagattctgtcagctctgcaggggcaggttcagaggtggttgacaccacgccagcttaaggcaggcatggtggtttgcgacaatggcaccaacctcctctccgccctccgacagggacaactgacccatgtgccctgtttggctcatgtccctaacttggtggtgcagtgtttcttgggCAGGTAATTGGGctaacaggatgtcctgaggcaggccaggaaagtctgtgcatttccaccagtcatataatgccagtgctcggctggctgacctccaaaaggaatttaacatgcccaagaactgcctaatctgtgtcatgcccaccaggtggaactcaacgttggccatgctgcagtggctgcacacgcagcagaggaccatcaatgagtacctgtgtgactatggcaccatgacagcgtcagggaagcttgttttttttccccgcgccagtgggccatgatcagggatgcatgcactgtcctgtcatcatttgaggaggccacaaggatggtgagcagtgacagtgcatgtatcagtgacactgtcccccttgtccacctgttggagcacatgctgcatggaataatggacagggcacttgaggcagaacagagggaggaagagcaggacttccttacctctcaaggccccctttatccagacagtgttcctgcgtgcccgccgatcacacaggaagaggatgaggaggaggaggaagaggaggattgtgtcagcatggaggtggagcctggcactcagcatcagcagcaatctttaagggatcatttacagtcccaagaaacccatggacttgtacgtggctgggaggaggtggctgcggatcatgtcgtccttagtgacccagaggactctggaccgaatgcctcagcaaacctacgctgcatggcctccctgatcctgcaaagcctgcggaaggatcctcgtaatcgtggtatcaaggagagggatcaatactgactggcaaacctctttgatccacgttacaagggtaagattgcggaccttatcttgccatcgcagaggaaggagaggatgaaacatctttgggaggccttgcagaaaggtctgtgtaacgcattcccagagacagggaggttacaaactcctgttcctggacaacgtgttgggttgctgaggcttcgatcagtcaaagaaggagtggtggagaaggtggacgtctgaccgatgcgttcagacaattttttagtccgcagccccaaggtatgatcggttccagcaaccatcgccagtttcttttttttcatggtgcaggaatacctaggggcaggatctgacttggacacctttcccaccggaaatcctctgggttactgggtcttgaggatggataactggccagagcttgcacagtatgcaattgagctactggatgTAGCTCAattgcattcagtgctgctgaaggctttgtaaccgatcacagggtgcgctgtccaccgactcggtctatcgactgaccttcataaaaatgaatcagtcttggatcaccaccagctaccaagcacctgatgctgatgtaacccaataatttttttgaaatgtcagatcccttcaagactgcctatgctgatgctgagtgactatcctgttatgctgagtgtaacgagcccctgctcgctcgattccactctcccaacactcctctgcggctatagaatcagattgcagatcgcaacatctgatggttcggtcatccaatgctccgggactaaaactacagctatgtgccattctaatccagttgtgtagctcagaacaaaaacccggcaggctgtatgtaagttcaaccaggaatctcttttattaaggaatacaggctcttttatacagtaaaagaggaggtgcatacctcctgctca
This window of the Aquarana catesbeiana isolate 2022-GZ linkage group LG01, ASM4218655v1, whole genome shotgun sequence genome carries:
- the LOC141123967 gene encoding E3 ubiquitin/ISG15 ligase TRIM25-like; the encoded protein is MASADLRKELECSICLNIYTDPVTLKCGHNFCRDCIGCVLDTQERSGGYSCPECRQTFRKRPVLQRNITLRNIVENLLSAQPDEEESGVFCTYCIHTPVPAVKSCLLCEASLCDNHLRVHSKSPEHVLCDPTTSLENRKCSIHKKILEYYCTEDSTCICVSCSLAGEHRGHQVETLGEASEMKKKKLRNVLQKLMTEREEMEKRVQSLQEHRRKVQGEADDETERVTVLFRDLRRRLEDLEKRVLREISGQAERISGIINDLVQDLEIKKKELSRKMGDIEELCNMTDPLTVLQESDTGDLCDTEDGDDEDRERHDKLLHDGGDLDVGGISHTLHTGLSDIMSQLNVEKCPGTHVYPHSTTKGKGHINAEPSRRPPQPSPTIQPSRRPPQPSLTMQHSHLQAGGPNIGAVQQTSGVSGVTDILLDVRTAANDLHISDDRKAVSSSSSPQNRPETPERFEDSQVMSSQRFSSGRHYWEVDVGGAKYWIVGMCYPSIDRRGGQSVIGWNKKSWSLERGRWDNQYSVIHDSNRILLPGNVSSERVRIDLDYEAGRISFYDLCDPIRHLHTFTTTFTEPLHAGVYVWGGWGGCIKICGGNQK